From the genome of Leptospirales bacterium:
TGGGCTTCAGCGTTTCACTGATGGCCATTCCATTGCGCGGTCGCCAACGGCGCATCGGCGTCGCGCTGTCTGGCGGAGGCTATCGGGCGGCGGCGCTGCATCTCGGCCTCTTTGATGCGCTCAGTGAGCTGGAATTGCTGCAGCGGGTAGACATGTTTTCCGGAGTAAGCGGCGGCAGTATCGCTGCCTGCGCATTGCTTGCGGCGCCGGATGTCCACTCCGGTCGTCATTTCCTTGCCGAATTCTTGCAAAAGGAATCGCTGGCCGTTGGCAGCGTCTTGCAATCGGTGATACATCCGTTCCGTACGCGCATCGAAGCATTATCCGGATACTTGCAAAGTCGGCTCCTGGACAGAGCCGGACGCAACGCCCCGCTGCGCACGCTTGGAGATCTAGCGCTCGGGCCGCGGCTCTACATCAACAGCGCCAATTTGGCCAGCGGCAATCTATTCTTTGCGGTAACCGGACAACATGGTCTGCCACGAACGCCGCTACAGATCGGTATTGGCGAATGGCAGTTAGGATTTCACAACTATCCGGCGATGTCGATAGCGCGGGCTCTTGCCGCCTCCTGCGCCTTTCCGCCCATCTTCAACCCATTGCCGCTGGGGGCGGATGAGT
Proteins encoded in this window:
- a CDS encoding patatin-like phospholipase family protein produces the protein MAIPLRGRQRRIGVALSGGGYRAAALHLGLFDALSELELLQRVDMFSGVSGGSIAACALLAAPDVHSGRHFLAEFLQKESLAVGSVLQSVIHPFRTRIEALSGYLQSRLLDRAGRNAPLRTLGDLALGPRLYINSANLASGNLFFAVTGQHGLPRTPLQIGIGEWQLGFHNYPAMSIARALAASCAFPPIFNPLPLGADEFPQHPGITLTDGGVYENLGVRPLLHPRFARLDYVIVSDGGRPLALQDRSTRSGLSTLLRSLDIMMENIRGLVLQQMMSLYRHSGGPRPLWFSINSAEGSDAQTAEWAASIATDLSALAAADLQRLRTHGRKLCLARLERYAPELMRARKHR